From the genome of Asterias amurensis chromosome 17, ASM3211899v1, one region includes:
- the LOC139950044 gene encoding uncharacterized protein, translating to MALFLPTLTLLLIAAATIEVNGCVCYVGQEQDPATKRYGWSLAEQRPCECTEFRLGGVNMKPQMKPYEVMIGGSSVSINEQGQIIQSPDYTEDPSGTTFEGTSLCAQNTYRFQGLMALQLPMTSPMRLEFTVNTDAYVVDVCFSANGPGCLEALYGIELGADFGIFLKLSSLSQVHLIEVQVQSVNYLGVPVIMTYINGRFEVAVQGVPDSTLTYDVTSPPQPSWFVSFVTLTEAEIIFTEPCISDFNPQFLSD from the exons ATGGCCCTGTTTCTACCAACACTGACTCTCTTACTCATTGCTGCAGCTACCATAGAAG TTAACGGATGTGTGTGTTACGTTGGCCAAGAACAGGATCCAGCTACTAAGCGATACGGCTGGTCACTAGCCGAGCAGAGACCGTGTGAATGCACTGAGTTTCGTCTGGGCGGAGTGAACATGAAGCCTCAAATGAAGCCGTATGAAGTAATGATTGGAGGAAGTAGTGTGTCCATCAATGAACAGGGCCAGATTATACAGTCACCTGACTACACAGAGGATCCAAGTG GAACAACATTTGAGGGAACTTCACTCTGTGCTCAAAATACGTATCGGTTTCAGGGCCTCATGGCGCTTCAGCtgccgatgacgtcaccaatgCGACTAGAGTTCACAGTCAACACAGATGCCTATGTGGTTGATGTGTGCTTTTCTGCCAATGGGCCTGGTTGTCTTGAAGCGTTGTATGGCATAG AGTTGGGCGCAGATTTTGGGATCTTCTTGAAATTGTCATCCCTCTCTCAAGTGCATTTAATAGAAGTTCAAGTGCAGAGCGTTAACTACCTTGGAGTACCAGTTATAATGACATACATTAACGGTCGCTTCGAGGTGGCAGTCCAAGGAGTGCCAGATTCAACTCTGACCTATGACGTCACATCTCCACCTCAGCCCAGCTGGTTTGTCAGTTTTGTAACCTTAACTGAGGCTGAGATCATTTTCACTGAGCCATGTATTAGTGATTTCAATCCACAGTTCTTATCTGATTAA